The following proteins come from a genomic window of Gimesia chilikensis:
- a CDS encoding GNAT family N-acetyltransferase, translating into MSDVIELNEIDALLDYHQDWTRLLSVTPGGSFYRSLEWLRDYWTHFAEDQKLRVLVIRDDGEVTGIVPLCIRRIKSKFGTCRIVTYPFDDWGSIYGPSTACPEQTLTTALKYLLESRRDWDMIDLRCVDSDSFDRGATERALATNGLVFEKFLWNQTMFIDLNQSWDDYLKSRPKKARQTYLRAERKVPEDGEIEFFRYRPGGEARGEADPRWDLYEQCEQIALKSWQGSSTSGTTITHEKVSQFFRDSYASAIRAGAADLNLIYLSGKPAAFCYNYHLNGYLDGIRMGYDSELSSNGLGRLLIGRLLHDSMDRGDQVMDMGYGAVGAKKYWYTSMDNVYRYVYYSPTSPIANVLKLSHQVAGWFRDRFSSGEAPDPEFQDNPSLPTPGKREALAGTTSDRVKSGSKG; encoded by the coding sequence ATGTCGGATGTGATCGAGCTGAATGAGATTGATGCATTACTTGACTATCACCAGGACTGGACGCGTCTGTTATCAGTCACGCCGGGTGGTTCCTTTTATCGTTCGCTGGAATGGCTGCGCGACTACTGGACCCATTTTGCCGAAGATCAGAAATTACGCGTGCTCGTGATTCGGGACGACGGAGAAGTAACAGGCATTGTGCCGTTGTGTATCCGCCGGATCAAATCCAAATTCGGAACCTGTCGCATCGTGACATATCCTTTTGATGACTGGGGTAGCATTTACGGTCCTTCTACCGCCTGTCCTGAGCAGACACTGACCACAGCTTTAAAATACCTGCTTGAGTCGCGGCGCGACTGGGACATGATTGATCTGCGTTGTGTGGACAGTGACAGTTTCGATCGGGGAGCGACGGAACGGGCACTGGCAACCAATGGTCTGGTATTTGAAAAATTCCTCTGGAACCAGACGATGTTCATTGATCTGAATCAGAGTTGGGATGACTACCTCAAGTCACGACCCAAGAAGGCACGACAGACGTATCTGCGTGCCGAGCGTAAGGTGCCCGAGGATGGAGAAATCGAATTTTTCCGTTATCGTCCGGGGGGAGAAGCCCGGGGGGAGGCAGATCCGCGCTGGGACTTGTACGAACAGTGCGAACAGATCGCGCTTAAGAGCTGGCAGGGTTCCTCTACCAGCGGAACGACGATTACCCATGAAAAGGTCTCACAGTTCTTTCGCGATTCGTATGCGAGTGCGATCCGGGCGGGGGCTGCCGATTTGAATCTGATCTATCTCTCCGGTAAACCTGCTGCGTTCTGTTATAATTATCATCTCAACGGGTATCTTGATGGAATTCGGATGGGTTACGATTCCGAACTTTCCAGCAACGGCCTGGGGCGTCTGCTGATCGGACGCCTGTTGCATGACAGCATGGACCGCGGTGACCAGGTGATGGATATGGGTTACGGGGCAGTCGGTGCCAAGAAGTACTGGTACACCTCGATGGACAATGTCTATCGCTACGTATACTACTCGCCCACTTCGCCGATTGCGAATGTTCTCAAACTGAGTCATCAGGTGGCCGGCTGGTTTCGTGACCGGTTCTCCAGTGGAGAAGCTCCGGATCCCGAATTCCAGGACAATCCGTCCTTGCCCACTCCGGGCAAGCGGGAAGCGCTGGCGGGAACCACCTCTGATCGTGTGAAGAGTGGATCAAAGGGCTGA
- the msrA gene encoding peptide-methionine (S)-S-oxide reductase MsrA, protein MTFSQLPQLALVVLSIATLFTLLTACENSISKEDRPVAIAEEQPQSEVKMVAHEADDGLEVVTLGSGCFWCTEAVFRELKGVKSAVSGYSGGAVPNPTYKAVCTGTTGHAEVIQVTFDPEVIPFTDILKVFWETHDPTTLNRQGADVGTQYRSAVFYHNEKQKEEATAYKKQLDESGQFKSPIVTEITEFQKFYPAEDYHQDYFKLNPNQQYCQFVIRPKLEKFRSKFGEKLKSAENTKEKSE, encoded by the coding sequence ATGACGTTTTCACAACTGCCTCAGCTGGCACTCGTTGTCTTATCGATCGCTACCCTCTTCACACTGCTCACCGCCTGTGAAAATTCCATCTCCAAAGAAGACCGCCCCGTCGCGATCGCCGAAGAACAGCCCCAATCGGAAGTGAAAATGGTTGCCCACGAAGCAGATGACGGTCTGGAAGTCGTCACCCTCGGCTCAGGCTGTTTCTGGTGTACGGAGGCGGTTTTCCGTGAACTCAAAGGGGTCAAGTCTGCCGTCTCCGGCTATTCGGGAGGCGCGGTCCCCAACCCGACTTACAAAGCCGTCTGTACCGGCACCACCGGTCACGCAGAGGTCATTCAGGTCACCTTTGATCCTGAAGTGATCCCCTTCACTGACATCCTGAAAGTCTTCTGGGAAACTCATGACCCGACCACGCTTAACCGCCAGGGAGCAGACGTGGGAACACAGTATCGCTCCGCTGTCTTCTATCACAATGAGAAGCAGAAAGAAGAAGCGACAGCTTATAAGAAACAACTCGATGAATCAGGACAATTCAAAAGTCCCATCGTCACTGAAATCACCGAGTTCCAGAAATTCTATCCCGCGGAAGACTACCATCAGGACTATTTCAAACTGAATCCGAACCAGCAGTACTGCCAGTTCGTGATCCGTCCCAAACTGGAAAAGTTCCGCAGCAAGTTCGGTGAGAAACTGAAGTCCGCAGAGAACACCAAAGAGAAGTCAGAATAA
- a CDS encoding acyltransferase family protein encodes MNSPSVLSAVEPVEVCTASDSSRSSAPRFYYMDSMRSILMMLGVVLHGALIYSATDHWIVSDSHNSIFFSLLDSVIHVFRMPTFFIIAGFFSMMSLQKYGIKVFTQVRLVRIVVPLLSTALIVNTLELYFRTTVLHHEPMSLGHFLARVLPQLWLSGQWVSHLWFLLTLLQFFAVGISLFLLAGYLPKWTQMRPLVAGIRKNCYFLLLIPCADLVWNVAAKIAPNIFHGSLCCGLLNLEDFITFLPYFLLGLWLFKDKTLQDEFHRIARWEWGMLPLAVLVHYLEENAHGFNTESLLRIYSFGVICALASHICYVLFYRFMNRDSRVFRYLSDASYSIYLFHHICVVIFGYLLLSSTIAIGYKFLAVEIATFAVTLSLHHFLILRIPVLRFLFNGKKTARS; translated from the coding sequence ATGAACTCACCCTCTGTTCTCAGCGCGGTGGAACCGGTCGAAGTATGCACGGCATCTGATTCGTCGCGGTCCTCAGCACCCCGTTTTTACTATATGGACTCCATGCGATCCATCCTGATGATGCTGGGAGTCGTCCTGCATGGGGCATTGATTTACTCTGCCACAGATCACTGGATCGTCTCAGATTCCCATAACTCGATCTTCTTTTCGCTGCTCGATTCGGTCATACACGTATTCCGGATGCCAACGTTCTTCATCATTGCCGGCTTTTTCTCGATGATGAGCCTGCAGAAATACGGGATTAAAGTCTTTACCCAGGTCCGGCTCGTTCGCATTGTCGTCCCCCTGTTAAGCACAGCGTTGATCGTCAATACGCTGGAGCTTTATTTCCGCACGACCGTACTGCACCACGAGCCGATGTCGTTGGGGCACTTCCTGGCCCGGGTTCTGCCACAACTCTGGCTGAGTGGACAGTGGGTCTCACACCTCTGGTTCCTGCTGACGCTCCTCCAGTTCTTCGCCGTTGGGATCAGCCTGTTTCTGCTCGCCGGCTATCTGCCGAAATGGACGCAGATGCGTCCGCTGGTCGCTGGTATTCGTAAAAACTGTTATTTCCTGCTGCTGATCCCCTGCGCCGATCTCGTGTGGAATGTTGCTGCCAAAATCGCTCCGAATATCTTTCACGGCTCCCTCTGCTGTGGGCTGTTGAATCTGGAAGACTTCATCACCTTCCTCCCCTACTTCCTGCTGGGACTCTGGTTATTCAAGGACAAAACACTCCAGGACGAATTCCATCGTATCGCCCGCTGGGAGTGGGGCATGCTGCCTCTGGCGGTTCTCGTGCATTACCTGGAAGAGAATGCCCATGGTTTTAATACAGAAAGCCTGCTCCGCATCTATTCCTTCGGCGTCATTTGTGCCCTCGCCAGTCATATCTGTTATGTTCTGTTTTACCGGTTCATGAACCGGGACTCGCGTGTTTTCCGCTATCTCTCAGATGCTTCCTATTCGATCTACCTGTTCCACCATATCTGCGTGGTGATCTTTGGGTATCTGTTGCTTAGTTCCACGATTGCCATCGGTTACAAATTTCTGGCAGTGGAAATCGCCACGTTTGCGGTCACACTCTCTCTGCACCATTTTCTGATTTTAAGGATCCCGGTCCTGCGGTTTCTGTTTAATGGAAAAAAGACTGCCCGCTCCTGA
- a CDS encoding ferrochelatase, which yields MNNEYDAILVVSFGGPEGPDDVIPFLENVLRGKNVPRERMLEVAEHYQQFGGVSPINGQNRALIAALEEELAANGPKLPIYWGNRNWHPLLTDTLEQMKQDGIQRALGFFTSAFSSYSGCRQYREDIQRAQEAVGDGAPEVDKLRMFFNHPGFIEATVDRAREALAEIPEERREQATILFSAHSIPLAMAAGCRYETQLKDAAQLVSERLGTHPWHLVYQSRSGPPHQPWLEPDICDFITELGQQGEVQDVVIIPIGFVSDHMEVLFDLDTEAKQVGSEVGIHVARAKTVGVHPRFITMIRELIEERISGTDERPALGPLGPNHDVCPVDCCLRVTEIKR from the coding sequence ATGAATAACGAATATGACGCGATTCTGGTAGTTTCCTTCGGGGGGCCGGAAGGGCCTGACGATGTGATTCCCTTTCTGGAAAATGTGCTCAGGGGCAAGAATGTCCCCCGGGAGCGGATGCTGGAGGTCGCGGAGCATTACCAGCAATTCGGTGGCGTGAGTCCGATCAACGGACAGAATCGTGCCCTGATCGCGGCACTCGAAGAGGAACTGGCTGCGAACGGGCCTAAACTCCCCATCTACTGGGGAAACCGGAACTGGCATCCGCTGCTGACGGATACGCTGGAACAGATGAAACAGGATGGCATTCAGCGGGCTCTGGGCTTCTTCACCTCGGCATTCAGCTCGTATTCGGGCTGTCGGCAGTACCGGGAAGATATCCAGCGGGCTCAGGAAGCGGTTGGGGATGGGGCTCCCGAAGTCGATAAGCTGCGGATGTTCTTTAATCATCCCGGATTTATCGAGGCCACCGTTGATCGCGCCCGGGAAGCACTGGCCGAGATCCCGGAAGAACGCCGGGAACAGGCGACAATACTGTTTTCTGCACACAGTATCCCTCTCGCGATGGCTGCGGGCTGTCGCTATGAAACCCAGCTGAAAGACGCTGCTCAGCTGGTGAGTGAACGATTGGGAACGCACCCCTGGCACCTGGTATACCAGAGCCGCAGTGGTCCGCCACATCAACCCTGGCTGGAACCCGATATCTGTGATTTCATCACCGAGCTGGGGCAGCAGGGAGAGGTTCAGGATGTCGTTATTATTCCGATCGGCTTTGTTTCCGACCACATGGAAGTGCTGTTCGATCTGGACACAGAGGCGAAACAGGTCGGCAGTGAAGTCGGCATCCATGTCGCCCGGGCAAAAACAGTGGGAGTCCATCCCCGCTTTATCACCATGATTCGCGAATTGATCGAGGAACGCATCAGCGGTACAGATGAGCGACCCGCTTTGGGACCATTGGGGCCGAACCATGATGTCTGTCCGGTGGACTGTTGTCTCAGGGTGACCGAAATCAAACGTTGA
- a CDS encoding DUF1559 domain-containing protein, translating to MSTSPKRGFTLIELLVVIAIIAILIALLLPAVQQAREAARRSTCKNNLKQIGIALHNYHDTHRLFPYGHMEVRTGNYNSSAPYGTYHWRDTWAHQILPFVDQAPLYNKYSANTASHVHLVTDPEIYKAVVPVYLCPSDPSTPGNADSLGRSQGSYIGCAGNEATTTGANLNGVFSDNSNTKIRDLKDGSSNTIMVSEIIIRGNTASTTYWGCPGCYGIGGAHGEMTFTTRETPNTPVADQNYACKSTTFPHSPCVVNTGTKYNFARSYHVGGVHALLADGAVRFISSNIDRGTFQNLGNKKDGQVLGEF from the coding sequence ATGTCTACGTCTCCCAAGCGAGGATTTACCCTCATTGAGTTGTTGGTTGTAATCGCTATTATTGCGATTCTCATCGCACTGTTGTTGCCCGCTGTGCAACAGGCACGTGAAGCGGCCCGCCGGTCGACCTGTAAGAATAATCTGAAGCAGATCGGTATCGCACTGCACAACTATCACGATACGCATCGCCTGTTTCCTTACGGTCATATGGAAGTCAGGACCGGAAACTACAATTCATCTGCTCCTTACGGCACTTATCACTGGCGTGATACCTGGGCACATCAGATTCTGCCCTTTGTAGACCAGGCCCCGTTATACAATAAGTACTCCGCTAATACGGCAAGCCACGTGCATCTGGTGACGGACCCGGAAATTTATAAAGCCGTGGTTCCAGTCTACCTGTGCCCCTCGGATCCTTCCACTCCGGGAAATGCCGATTCTTTGGGGCGTTCGCAGGGTAGTTATATCGGTTGCGCAGGCAATGAGGCGACGACAACAGGGGCCAACCTGAATGGAGTATTCTCTGATAACTCGAATACTAAGATTCGTGACCTGAAGGATGGCTCTTCGAATACGATTATGGTTTCGGAGATCATCATTCGCGGAAACACTGCTTCGACAACCTACTGGGGTTGCCCGGGATGTTACGGTATCGGTGGTGCTCACGGTGAGATGACTTTCACAACCCGCGAGACCCCCAATACACCGGTTGCCGACCAGAACTATGCCTGTAAGTCAACCACATTCCCACATTCGCCTTGCGTCGTGAATACCGGGACCAAGTATAACTTTGCCCGCAGCTATCATGTGGGGGGCGTGCATGCTCTGCTGGCCGATGGGGCCGTGCGGTTCATCTCTTCCAACATTGACCGTGGGACCTTCCAGAACCTCGGGAACAAAAAAGATGGTCAGGTTTTGGGCGAGTTTTAA
- a CDS encoding cold-shock protein, giving the protein MSEGTIKRLTDKGFGFIEDGTGKDVFFHSSSLSDTNYDELSEGQKVSFNIGQGPKGPRAENVRVL; this is encoded by the coding sequence ATGTCAGAAGGAACCATCAAACGACTCACAGACAAAGGCTTTGGCTTCATTGAAGACGGCACAGGGAAAGATGTTTTCTTTCACAGCTCTTCACTGTCAGACACCAACTATGATGAGCTCTCAGAAGGTCAAAAGGTCTCGTTCAATATTGGACAGGGCCCCAAGGGACCACGCGCTGAAAACGTGCGTGTACTCTAA